In Luteitalea sp. TBR-22, one genomic interval encodes:
- a CDS encoding S9 family peptidase translates to MRLTVLPLLLLSAVTVAAQQSSTQVDEALARPILAADQTRIDTQVWLASQVPVLQVPATRAAWDAKARELRQRVLDEVVYRGQAKAWRTQKAKVEEFGVIEADGYRVRKIRFEAVPGLHVPALIYEPARALDQKIPLVLNFNGHEGTGMANSYHQARCINLAKKGLYAINVEWIGQTQLAVPGLQHYRMNQLDLVGTPGLAVFYESLRRTLDIGLALPRVDATKVAVTGLSGGGWQTIMLSALDTRVTLANPVAGFSSYVTRTQWPDKDLGDSEQTPSDLASVADYTHLAALVAPRPLQLTHNALDSCCYRADYAVGPLLQQAGQVFSLLGVRDRLAFHVNYDKGHNYEQDNREAFYRFLHKNLLGNRADFDPREVDVTKDLRDVEGLRVPVPADNATFTSLARGILASLPAPTAPTRARLQQLVKAPTLTARAQSIGKADGAEFWQLHLDNWTVPVTELSPASVNGRPGEPSPSTTILLSDGGRAKAAGDAKRLLGEGTRVAAMDPWYFGESSLGRIDFLYGLLMAGVGERPLGLETGQVIATAKWLKARDGRPVTITARGPRTSLIALVAAALEPEAIAGVQLHESWSTLREVLDRDITAKDMPEMFAFGLLAEFDVAQIKALVAPRKVEGR, encoded by the coding sequence ATGAGGCTCACCGTACTCCCCCTCCTGCTGCTCTCGGCCGTCACCGTGGCCGCGCAGCAGTCGTCCACCCAGGTCGACGAGGCGCTGGCGCGCCCGATTCTGGCCGCCGACCAGACGCGCATCGACACGCAGGTGTGGCTCGCGTCGCAGGTGCCCGTCCTGCAGGTACCGGCGACGCGCGCCGCGTGGGACGCCAAGGCGCGTGAGCTGCGGCAGCGCGTGCTCGACGAGGTCGTCTATCGCGGGCAGGCAAAGGCGTGGCGCACGCAGAAGGCGAAGGTCGAGGAGTTCGGCGTCATCGAGGCCGACGGCTACCGCGTGCGCAAGATCCGGTTCGAGGCGGTGCCGGGGCTGCACGTGCCGGCCCTGATCTACGAGCCCGCCAGGGCGCTGGACCAGAAGATCCCGCTGGTCCTGAACTTCAACGGGCACGAAGGCACCGGGATGGCCAACAGCTATCACCAGGCGCGCTGCATCAACCTGGCGAAGAAGGGGCTGTACGCGATCAACGTCGAGTGGATCGGCCAGACGCAGCTCGCGGTGCCAGGCCTGCAGCACTACCGGATGAACCAGCTCGATCTCGTCGGCACGCCTGGGCTGGCCGTGTTCTACGAGTCGCTGCGGCGCACACTGGACATCGGCCTCGCGCTGCCGCGGGTCGACGCGACGAAGGTCGCCGTCACCGGCCTGTCGGGCGGCGGGTGGCAGACCATCATGCTGAGCGCGCTCGACACGAGGGTGACGCTGGCCAACCCGGTCGCCGGCTTCTCCAGCTACGTCACACGCACGCAGTGGCCCGACAAGGACCTCGGCGACTCGGAGCAGACGCCGTCGGACCTGGCCTCGGTGGCCGACTACACGCACCTGGCCGCGCTGGTGGCGCCGCGGCCGCTGCAGCTCACGCACAACGCCCTCGACAGCTGCTGTTACCGCGCCGACTACGCCGTCGGCCCGCTCCTGCAGCAGGCGGGCCAGGTGTTCTCGCTGCTCGGCGTGCGGGACCGGCTCGCCTTCCACGTCAACTACGACAAGGGCCACAACTACGAGCAGGACAACCGCGAGGCCTTCTACCGCTTCCTCCACAAGAACCTGCTCGGCAACCGCGCCGACTTCGACCCGCGAGAGGTCGACGTGACGAAGGACCTGCGCGACGTCGAGGGCCTGCGCGTGCCGGTGCCGGCCGACAACGCGACGTTCACCTCGCTGGCCCGCGGCATCCTTGCCTCGCTGCCCGCCCCGACGGCGCCGACGCGGGCCCGCTTGCAGCAGCTGGTGAAGGCGCCGACGCTGACCGCCAGGGCGCAGTCGATCGGCAAGGCCGACGGCGCCGAGTTCTGGCAGCTGCACCTCGACAACTGGACCGTGCCGGTGACCGAGCTGTCGCCTGCGTCGGTCAACGGACGGCCCGGAGAGCCGTCCCCTTCCACCACGATCCTGCTGTCGGACGGCGGCCGGGCGAAGGCGGCAGGCGACGCGAAGCGGCTCCTCGGTGAGGGGACGCGCGTGGCGGCCATGGACCCCTGGTACTTCGGCGAGTCGAGCCTCGGCCGCATCGACTTCCTGTACGGCCTGTTGATGGCTGGCGTCGGCGAGCGCCCGCTCGGCCTCGAGACCGGTCAGGTGATCGCCACGGCGAAGTGGCTGAAGGCGCGCGACGGCCGGCCGGTGACCATCACCGCGCGCGGGCCGCGCACGAGCCTGATCGCGCTGGTCGCAGCAGCGCTCGAGCCCGAGGCGATTGCCGGCGTGCAGCTGCACGAGAGCTGGTCGACCCTGCGCGAGGTGCTGGATCGCGACATCACCGCAAAGGACATGCCCGAGATGTTCGCGTTCGGGCTGCTCGCGGAGTTCGACGTGGCGCAGATCAAGGCGCTCGTCGCGCCGCGGAAGGTCGAGGGCCGGTAG